The DNA sequence GGCAGCTGACGGACGGCGAAACGATTCGTACGGTGCGTCCGCAAGGGCGATTCAAGTCGGACAGCGGCGTGGCGCTGGTCGCCGCGGCCGTGGCGGGGCTGGGCATTGCGTATCTGCCGGATTGCCTGATCCACGAGCACCTGTCGTCCGGTGCGCTGGTGCCCGTCCTGCCGGGCTACCCACCGCCGCCCGCGGGCGCCTACGTGGTCCGGCCGCCCGGGCAACATCCCGCCCGGAAGATCCGCGCGCTGATTGATTTGCTGATCGAATATTGCGACGGGTCGTCGCATCCGCCGTCGGGTCGGCAGGCCAGGATCAGGGCCAAGCCCGATGCCGAGGCCGAGGCGGCCACGCCGGATCCGGCCGGGTGATACGCCGTCGGATCACGCCGGGTAGTACGCGCCCAGGATCCTTTCGCCCCGCGCGCCCGTGACGGCAGGAAGGTTGGCCGTCCGCCCCTGCACATGGCGGGCGGCCAGCCAGGCGAAAGCAAGCGCTTCCACCTGCTGCGGCGGGATGCCCAGGGCCTCGGTGGATTGCACCGGCCGCCGCAGACACCGCGCCAGATCGGCCATGAGCCCATCGTTGCGCGCGCCCCCGCCGCACACCCAGACCTCGGTGGTATCGGCAACGCGTCCTTGCAAGGCGTCGGCGACGGTCTGCGCGGTCAGCCGTTGCAGGGTGGCCTGCACGTCGGCCGGGGGCAGGGGGCCGGCCACGCCTTCCACCTCCTGGGCTTCGTCTGTGCCTTGCGCCTCGTGCGACACCTGCCAGGCGGCCAGGCGCTGGTCCAGCCAGTCGGCATGGAACAGGTCACGTCCGGTCGACTTGGGCGGTGGCAGGGCCAGCCAGGGCTCGCTGGCGACGAGATGGGCAAGCAGGCTGTCCGACACGCTTCCCGATGCGGCAAACGCGCCCTGGGCGTCGTACGGCTGCCCGGTATGACGCGCACACCAAAGGTCCAGCAACAGGTTGGCCGGCCCGGTGTCGAAGCCGGTGACCGGTTGATCTGGCTGCAGCAGGGTGACGTTGGCAATGCCGCCCAGGTTCAGGATCACCCGGGGCGTGCCGGTGCCGAAGCAGGCTGCATGGAAGGCGGGCACCAGGGGCGCGCCCTGGCCCCCGGCCGCCACATCGCGGCTGCGGAAATCGGCCACCACTGGAATGCCGATGGCTTCGGCCAATTGCGCCGGCGCGTTCAGCTGCAGCGTGTAGCCGAGTTCCGGCCGGTGGCGCACCGTCTGGCCATGGGCGCCCACGGCCCGCACGGCCGAGGCGCCCACGCCGGATTCCTTCAGCACGGCATTGACCACGTTGGCATACACCTGCGCCAACGCCACCGACGCCCGGGCGGCCCGATCCAGTTCATCGGGGCCGGGGGCGTTCAGGGCAAGCAGGGTGTCCCGCAGTCCGGGCGGGAAGGGCAGGTCGGCATGCGCCAGCACGACCGGGGGGCCGTCAACCGGGCAGCGGGCCAGCACGCCATCGACTCCGTCGAGGCTGGTCCCCGACATCAGACCGATGTAGAGGTCTGATGACGAGTCCGTGCTCATTTGGCAGCGACAGGCAGGCCGGGGCCGGTGGGGCCGTTCAGCTTCGCCAGCAGTTCCATCTGATGATGCAGCGGGTCGGTGTAGCTGCGGAACAGCGCCAGGCTCTTGGCGCTCAGGTCGGGCGCGCCGGGCAGGGCTACGGTCAGCGGATCGACGGCATTGCCGGCAATCTTGAATTCGTAGTGCAGATGCGGTCCGGTCGCCCAGCCGGTGGAGCCGACCTTGCCGATGAATTCGCCCTGCTGCACCCGCTGGCCCTTCTTCAGGCCGGGCGCGAACGCGCTCATGTGGCCGTACAGGGTCGAATACTGGCCGCTGTGGCGCAGCACGACCACGTTGCCGTAGCCGTTCTGCGTGCCAACGAAGTCGACCACGCCGTCGGCGGTGCTGCGGATCGGCGTGCCGGTCGGTGCGCCGTAGTCCACGCCCTTGTGCTCGCGCCAGGTCTTCAGGATCGGGTGGAAGCGGCGCGAAAAGCCGGAGGTCACGCGCGTGAATTCCATGGGCGACCGCAGGAAGGCCTTGCGCAGGCTCTTGCCGGCAAAGGTGTAGTAGCCGCCGGTCGCGCCGGGCTGCTGGTCGAACCAGATGGCTTCGTGCGACTCGCCCTTGTTGACGAATTCCAGCGCCAGCACCTTGCCGGCGCGCACGTAGTTGCCCTGGTGGGTATAGGTTTCGTACACCACATTGAAGTGGTCGCCGCGGCGCAGGTCGCGGTGGAAGTCGATCTCGCCCGACAGGATTTCGGCGATCTGGGTCGCGACCGAGTCGGGAATGTCGGCGGCGTCAGTGGCGCCGAACAGCGAACTCAGGATCTCGCCATGGGCCATGCGGACCTGGCGGTCGGTATCGAACTGCACTTCGCTGGCGTTCAGGCCGGCGTCGGTGCGTGCTACCTGCAGCATCTTGGAGACGACCTTGCCGTCCACATCGGCGCCCGGCGTATGCAGGTAGCGCAGCCAGCGGACCTGACCGAGAACGTCGGTCGACGCCTGGATGGTGCGGCCCGGCACCAGCTGATAGAACCCTTTGGCTTCCGGCGACGTGCGCAGGAATTTTTCGACTTCCGGATCGTCCACGCCCAGCCGGTTCAGCAGCGACGCGATGGAGTCGCCCCGCTGGACCCGCTCTTCGCGGATGAAATCGGCAGGTGCGGCGGCTTCGTCGCGCAAGACCTGGTCGGCCAGGTCGGGCAGCAGCAGGGCCTGCGTGACGCGGGTGGTGGGCGGCAGGGCATCGTCGGGCGACAGCGGCGCCACGCCAATGGCGGCTGCGGTGGCGAACACGCCAACAGCGCCCACGCCGATCAGAATGCGCTTCTTGATCGGAGCGACGGTGGGTTGTGCGGTAGTGCCGGGAGAGGTGATGCGGGTGATGGCGGTGCGCACGGCGTGCGCGATACGGCTGAGCATTGCGTGAGCAACGCCTGAAAACTTAGGATTCATGCGTCCTGGCCCCGAGAGACGGTTGGGCTAGAATTTGCTTCGAAGTGCGGGTTCGAAACGCGGCGGGTTCCGGCTGCAGCACACGCATCGCCGCGTCGGAAGCCATGTTCGGGACCGACGCAATCAGGACTGCGCGCGCACCAATTGAACCCGTATATGTAACAACGATGTTTCAACCGGAACGCGCCGAGTATATATAACTCAAGCTGGCGTGCCAACACGCCCTCCTTACCATTTACATCTCTTCCCCCATACGGCTGAAATGACTGACTCCACCTTACCGGTTTCTCCGACCCCTTCCACCGCCGCTGCTGCGGCCTATCCGATCACTCCCGAGGTCGAACGCGACCTGGTGATCGTGAAGCGGGGCTGTGACGAACTGCTGGTGGAATCCGAGTTCGCGCGCAAGCTGGCCCGCAGCCGCGCAACCGGTGTGCCCCTGCGGATCAAGCTGGGACTGGACCCCACCGCGCCCGACATCCACCTGGGCCACACGGTGGTGCTGAACAAGATGCGCCAGCTGCAGGAACTGGGTCACACCGTGATCTTCCTGATTGGCGACTTCACGTCCATGATCGGCGACCCCAGCGGCC is a window from the Pigmentiphaga litoralis genome containing:
- a CDS encoding anhydro-N-acetylmuramic acid kinase, which encodes MSTDSSSDLYIGLMSGTSLDGVDGVLARCPVDGPPVVLAHADLPFPPGLRDTLLALNAPGPDELDRAARASVALAQVYANVVNAVLKESGVGASAVRAVGAHGQTVRHRPELGYTLQLNAPAQLAEAIGIPVVADFRSRDVAAGGQGAPLVPAFHAACFGTGTPRVILNLGGIANVTLLQPDQPVTGFDTGPANLLLDLWCARHTGQPYDAQGAFAASGSVSDSLLAHLVASEPWLALPPPKSTGRDLFHADWLDQRLAAWQVSHEAQGTDEAQEVEGVAGPLPPADVQATLQRLTAQTVADALQGRVADTTEVWVCGGGARNDGLMADLARCLRRPVQSTEALGIPPQQVEALAFAWLAARHVQGRTANLPAVTGARGERILGAYYPA
- a CDS encoding M23 family metallopeptidase codes for the protein MLSRIAHAVRTAITRITSPGTTAQPTVAPIKKRILIGVGAVGVFATAAAIGVAPLSPDDALPPTTRVTQALLLPDLADQVLRDEAAAPADFIREERVQRGDSIASLLNRLGVDDPEVEKFLRTSPEAKGFYQLVPGRTIQASTDVLGQVRWLRYLHTPGADVDGKVVSKMLQVARTDAGLNASEVQFDTDRQVRMAHGEILSSLFGATDAADIPDSVATQIAEILSGEIDFHRDLRRGDHFNVVYETYTHQGNYVRAGKVLALEFVNKGESHEAIWFDQQPGATGGYYTFAGKSLRKAFLRSPMEFTRVTSGFSRRFHPILKTWREHKGVDYGAPTGTPIRSTADGVVDFVGTQNGYGNVVVLRHSGQYSTLYGHMSAFAPGLKKGQRVQQGEFIGKVGSTGWATGPHLHYEFKIAGNAVDPLTVALPGAPDLSAKSLALFRSYTDPLHHQMELLAKLNGPTGPGLPVAAK